ACGTCCATTTAGTTTTCGCTGAATATTGcttaatatatttttggttgCAAAACAACTGAACAAGGTTTTTTAAGACTGTGTGACTCCCTCAGAGGCTTTGATTGGAGGCTGTAAGATTTCATTGGTCGTGGATCTGAACTGATCTCACCCTGTTTGACCCTTGTCAGCCTCTGCAGTCCATCCCCGCTGAGAAGATCACGAAGAAGCCGATCCCCGATGAGCACATGGTGCTGAAGAACACGTTCGAAGGGCTCATCCAGAAGTGCTTGGCTGTGGCTACCGACCCCGTGAGTCTGTCCGACAAGGATAACGACACGGTTTATCGCTGCTCCCACAAAATGGATTGTTAGACGTCAAAGTCGgactctgttttgtcttttgcagCAAACTAAGAGGAAGCTCGATGACGCCAACAAACGTTTGGAAGCACTTTATGACAAACTCCGAGAGCAGACGGTAAGTGTCCGGCTTGACTTGGCTTCTCGCACCATGAAAGATGgtcaataataatcataaaaagaagaagaagacagaaaaattgttttttagatGCCTGTCTTGTAACCCCAGGCCACTTAACATACAGAGAATGAACCAAAATGTGACATTAATCAATTATATCTTAgatgtagatttaaaaaacagtgagactcatacaaaaaaaagaaaaatgtcacatttaccAGTTTTTTcacatgcattttgttttaagaTAGGACCGAAATCCAAAGTAATTTATAAGTTTTGTACAGAGAGTCTGACTTTGTcctatttcaaattaaaatgctcTATGAATctgtaatttaaatatttgtacagACATCACTTAAGGTAAGCGGGAAAATAAGAGAGGTGAGTTTAGGTTATCAAGTATGCAGCCCACATGAGTGATAGGAATTCCTTGTCAGCATATCGCCATTATGTGAACCCAAGTTCAGCTTTAGTTCAGgttattatattaatttgtcAGGGACAAAAGACTATCTCATACAGAGAGGAAGGCTGCATTGCATCAGTTTAAGTTACAAGCTCATTTCCCTCTACACTCCCTGGACCGAAAGACACAAACGCTAATATAACTTATGCAACAAACGCAAATAAAGAATGCACATTTCAATCATTACGCCCAACACTATACAATACAGTGTTCTGAGTAATTTCAAAcaccaaataaaacacatatgGTGTGTATATACTCTGTGTGCAAGGCGGCGCCGCAGCGCCTCCTTTATCAcatattggcaaaaaaaaaggcgcCTCCAACTCCACACCATCAGATCTGTCCACCTGGGGTGAAAACACTCCACTCATACCCCGTTCACGATTCGTTCCAACTCGTCAGGCCATCgctctaaaaaaaaccaaatatattaaaaaatatatattcacccCAACTGCCATTAGCGTTAAGTTCACTGTATCAACAGTGAAATCAACACTTTTTTGAAACCTTTCAAGACAAGATGGAGAGtttcctggggaaaaaaaccatttaaaaGTCTTGGGCAGAAATGTTAATTAGaagatgtttttgtgtcttgtttaaTCAAAAACGGGCTGGTTCCAAACATCTGATCTAATATTAAATTCGGACCTTGAATAAATCTGTTATTCTTATAATTGGTTAATACTTCCATTGTTTTTCACCAGGTAGGGTGTTCAATTATTCATTCCTGTACTGGGTAAACAATTTTAGGCATTCATGGcgtgggtggctgtggctcagggtgtagagacggtcgtccactagCCGGAACCTCAGCAGTTCTATTCCTGCTTCCCTGAATTAATcttgaattgcctctgacggctccagcgcagtgtatgaatgtgacagaaaaagcgcgaaaaacagcagcgctgtatgaatgggtgtgaatgggtgaacgtgacttgtgctgtaaagcgcttttgagtggtcaataagactggAAAAGTGCTATTGCAATCTTTAATATGTTGGTGGGTATATTTTGGACTGCTCTTTTATCCAACGATTTATTCACAGATAAAGACCTCTGACTTTTCGCTGACTTACTCTGCTTccctcctctccagctctctccGGCCATCGTAGGAGGACTCCATAACATCGCCAGGACTATAGAGTCCCGAGCCTACACGGAGGGCCTCAACATCCACACCCACATAGTCAGTAACAGCAACTTCAGCGAGACCTCAGCTTTCATGCCCGTACTCAAGGTGGTGCTGACGCAGGCCAACAAACTCGGGGTCTGATTGGGCCAAAAACTAGAAACATCACCACCTCCAAACTCCTTTGACCGGCCGACGGTGGAGCGTGACCAGTCGTAGTTAACTAGTTGTTCACTTGTTTCAAGGGGAGCTCCTTTTGACTTGCATTGCAAACGATGAAGAATTCTGCGGCGTatgaaaaacactgttaaatTCTTCTTTGTGCCATTCACGCTTTTTGACAACTCGAACACAAGCCATGCTAAAGTATCAGTCGCACTCGACGGGGGGAGGTCAATTCACAGCCCGgtgcaaacaaatgcacacaacagTCAAAGCGCTAGagactgttttcatttttctatcttttttttttaattctgatttTTAGTAATATGCATTAATGTATAATCTTAGAATAATTACTATTGAGTCAAACTAAATCTCCAAGCTGACCAGCAAAATGTGAGGAATCCAGTTACCGCACTTTGGctatggaaataaataaataaataaataaatgaataaatatctttggtaaCTAATTTGTAGACTTTATTGGATGCaaaggaatgaaaacaaaaataggaAAAGCAACAGGAGATTCAGGAATCTACTCCTGTTGAGATCAATTGACTATAAATGTGgtcagttaaaataaaaaatgaaatccttCTTTATTATTTTGGGATTAATAGCAGACTGTAGTTCTCACAGTGCTGCCGGCTTTTGGCTCCCCACTGCGCGACCACGCAGACAACAATCGTTTACGAAATATTCGCTTGTTTCATCTTTATAGTCTTTCAATGTTTGTGCAATACAACAATGCTCAAGATACctttacatacaaacacacccTTTGCCTGCATGCACTTTTGCAGTAGACCTGCAAAAGTAGCCACAGATGgaatagagaagaagaagagaagcgTTCCTCGTTCGTTTTAAACAGCAggggacagaaaatgaattaattttaaaagacatgttttaaaCCAGTTGTCCCTCTCACGGCATTTAAAGCAGCATTAATGTTTGGGAGTGCcacttttttaatgttcattaaTAATGCCATTTGCTAATACTCTAAACCTGCTTCTAATGGCTCACTTCACACCCGGTGTCACTACATACGACACGCTGGACCAAGATGTCGTCAGTGTGCGGGATATGTCAATGCAGCGCAATGCAATCCCATTTGtcgatgatttatttttgttgtcctctgttttgttttctcctcttaaTCACGAGAGCAAtggcctttttaaaaagaaactgtgcttttatgaaatatttggAAGTTTGCATGCTAAAACGCTCGCGAGTCGTCTTTTAATGGCATCAGAAGTCATTTTCTGCTAATTAACCAGAGCTCAGAGGGAGACGGGAAACAGACTTGTACTTGATTTTCATTCCAACTATGATGAGGGCTGCAATCTGAGTGGCCAAACTTCGGTTTATGTtgttaataaaagaaaaaaaggaaaagaaacaagtcTTTGTTTTAGATTGACTAcatgcaatattttcaataaatagtatttatttacaacatGACGCAaggttgttttgatttgagtTGCTTTGGCAATATTATATGGTTTAACTTTATTCTGCTCGTCCGCCTGAAGAGAGTTCACATTATTTGTAAAATTTCGTTCATCTTGtccatttaaaggggcagtaagcgattctataGCAATACACGTTTCGTCAAAATCAGCGAATGTTCATTCGCGGCCTgccagctgtcggttctgtgtagGTGCGGAAAAAAATCCGGGCCTCttctcagccctggctctgtaaaagcaacaaaataaatggtgcagaccacacaacactgcgagtgcagtttgtaaaccttaagagacgtgctcgCGAaaagagacaagctttctccaaaatcgcttactgccccatTAATGGTCAACTTGAGCCAAGCAGGCGAATTGTTGAATCTCACTTAATAACTTgttgaaatgtcacaaataCTCTGTAAACTTCCTGTGGGTGGACTGTTCAAATAAAGTGTAACCTGTTCTACTATTACAGGAGTGGGTTTCATACCAGTAACACGGAATACTGATACTGCCACCCCCTGCAAATTTGGGGTTGGCTGTCAAAAAGGCCATGCCTCTACGCAGACTCTGTtagtgtttctgttctgtttttcaagGCTGACTGCTAGCCTGTAATCATATTTCAGAGTTATGATAGTGTTCTGCTagctacagttgtgtgcattaTACTTGTTagatttatgttgtttatgccTTCTTATATACTAAGTGTTTCTTGATTAGTGAGTAACTCTCATATGTTGCACGgcttgaatgttcatttctatTCTTGATAATCAGGTAATCGAAATCCTATCACACAGGATCACATTCTCCTGTGATCTGgtacacactcctgtgatctggtacatacactcctgtgatctggtacATACATTCTCCTGTGATCTAgtacacacactcctgtgatctggtacAGTACATATCCTCCTATGATCTGGTACACACACTCCTGCAATCTGGTACATACACCCCCTGAGATCAAAGTGATCTGCTTCTTCAACAGACCTGTAATCACCGACTCCACGCACGCTCTTCATCAGCTCTTTCTGTGTCATCAAGGGAGTTCTACGGATGCAAATTGATTGGACAGTGCCAATGCACTAGACAACCAGGGTGGCATGCAGGTTCTGGACCAGCCATGTCTCTGCCATGTCAATTTGTTACCATGGAATTAGTAGTATTACGGGGCAGTAGTGTTATTAACcatatttacttaaaaaaacctCTTGGAAATGGTCAAATATCATACTTATGATGACGTCATTCAAATATATGTATGAGGTaatatcataaaatgtcaaatgtatcaTATTGACTGCAATTACTGATCTGAAATTATTTCATAGCAAAGACGAAGCTCAGTCAGGTGGAGTTAAGTTCAACACTACTCTCTATAAGATTGGGTGGCTTAAAATATGCTCTACCAAACGGTTGAGCAAGCAGTTAAAGGGACAGACGAGCAAACCGGAAGTCGTACCAGACTCGTTTGACCTGTACCTTGTGAGTGATGCCGAAACGAATCCACACGTTTAGACATACATGTCGTCGCTGTAGAAGATTTGTGAAGTGCAACTGACGTTTATCGCCGGCCTTGATTCCACAGGATGTAAATAAAACGGACCGGAGGGGGTTTTCAACGAGTTCACGCGGagtatttatttacagattcCAGCCATTACATTTGAACCGGTGACAGACGAACAGGTACTGTGAACCGTCATCTTCACTTTACAAACCAACCATGACAGCTAGTTTTGTTCCACGAATCTTAAGTAAACATGACGCAGTGTTGTGTCCGACCGTGTCAAAgcgctcacttcctgtttgctaTCATTTTTGGGCGAGGACCCGTGCTTACCCCGCGTCTGATTGGCTTACCACGATGTCCTTACTCTAACCCTAACCAATCATCACTCCTCATAAGAAGACCTAGCCAATAGGAGGCAAGATAGGGGCGGGTCATAAATGGGGCAATCATAAATGTGTAAACAGCGCAATTAAGGGTTTATAAGCGGTAATAAATGCTTCTATTAATGGTTAATGCATGATTTTCTATAGCTTTAGAAATTATTTAGAAGCATGGGTGGACCATTGACACAAAAAGACTACAACTAGATGCAAAGTGACATAAAACgaccacacaaacaacacaaaatgccTGCGTGATTTGTGGTCTCCGTTAATCTTTATCATTTGTTCATTAAACAGGTGCTTTATAGGGCAGTCATAAGAACGACTTCTGCGTTGCCAAATTGTGGAAAATCCTCCACCATCACTTAGTATTTTCAGGTCCTTAAATTCATTAGTGAAGTCTCACTAGTCGACTGTTTGACCTCCCGTCCTCTGGTGAAGGGCTGCAGGACGCGTGTGGACCAAAATCATCTATTATAATTCATAAGCCATCAAGGTAGGAGTGTCATCGACTGTCATTAACGTTGTCCGTTTCCTATCACCAATCACTGATCTTCCGCACAACTTCTTCTGTGGCGTCAGAGGAGACCAGATGTGGAACTGCAGTCCGTGGGCTCTTCTGCCTCCCGTCTACTCTGCGTGCACAGCTGCTGGACTGTGGGTGGTGTAAGTTCTGTTCACTGTACGACTGCATTTCATCACACAGTCTGTTTTCTCAGAGGGAAATGACTGAACGGGCCTTATGAGCACAAGCAAAGGGCCCCCTGCCACATCTaatacagtgtttgttttgttttctccatggtaacactgatttaaaatacagtacctttttccccccacaaacaTTGCCTCTCTCCATTTGGAAATCTAGATCCTGCATCTCTGGCTGTCTTTCATAGTTATCTATAATACAGTATTTTGTACAGTGCTTATGTAACTCTAGTGTCAGCATGATACTACAAAGTGATGCAAAATGACTGCAAAGAGGCCAAAAGATTTACAAAGATGCAAGATGACTTGGATAAAGAGAATCATGGctacaaaaagacaacaaaggGAGACAAAACTAGAAAAGAAAGACGTGAAATTCAAAGATTCCTTTGATTATAACTTCCATGTTGTGTAGGGGGCGCTCGCATGGCAGTCCAGAAAGAATGGTGTGCCCATGGAACTGTAGCCATAGAACATTTATGGGGAAATATtctgccaattttttttatgtgtttcgATTTAAGGGGTTGTTCTTTTCAGTCGGAGTGAAATTCCTCTTTTTAGGACATTCGCAATATTTGGTCTCTCACCTGGgcctgtttttgtgtgagcGTGGAATATTGTTACTTGCACCACCATCACCACTTAGCAGCTGCTACAGTAGCCTGATTTACATTTGGCTGTCAAACACGATGATCCTCCACGTCCTGCTTTAGATGCTCATGCCACTTCTTTCACCTTCCTCAGAGTGCCATCCAAGAAGGTGTCCTGTCGCAATCAGTGGTGAATCCTTGAGATATCAATCAGCATCCATTAGCAGAATGTTAACTTGATGGGCAAAATCGTTAGAAAAACAAAGGGACATTTGTATTTCTCCATTTGAATTATGTTTGCCATTTAGTTCCAATCACTCCGATTCTTTGAGAACTACCTGGAGAGACGGGCCCTGGTAGAGCTACAGATCGACATTGAATCAGAGCAGTAGCTGGCACAGGAtgattttaatgacaaaaacCCTGAGCTCAGAAATAGTCTATTGTTGGCCGGCCTTAAGCCCCTTGTCTGAAAAGCCCTGTGGGATCAAGTGTATTAAAAGTTGTACACCCCAGAGAAGCCCAGACCCAGAGAAAATCAGCAGCCATATGCTCCCATAGGCCATATTTTCAATTCGTACATGTTTTCAGCTGTCACTCACTCGGCAGAGGATACCATCTCTATGGAAGCTGTCCATCGTGGTGCCCGTTGCTAAGGGTAACTACCCCGAAGCCTTTAATGACCTTGGCACTGTTGCGTTAGCAACTCTGGCTATGAATCAGGTGTAAAAACGAGTTAAAGGAAAACTCTTAGCAACTCTTGTTGACTTCTCTTCAGTCTTTAATATTATTCAGCTTCACACGCTCGTTGAGAAATGAGATCAAGCATTCTGCGGTGGGGATTTGTGGCGGATGCTTAATTTGTCCATGTCAATTCTTGTATGTTTATGAGTGGATAAAGAGGATCATGGCCGCAGCGCAAATTGCCCACTTTTGGACAAATGATAAAAAGTGACTTAAAAATGACCTTGAGACGCTACATTACAATTAcaacaacattacattacagtaccAAGACACAAAAACAGTAGAGGGCTACTCGAAATGATTGCAAAAAGGCACCAATAGATGACGAAATTTCTAACTATAACTATAATTAGAGAACAAAACAAGTGTGAACAACACAATTTACACTGGGAGGAATGAGGACCCATTGTCATGCACACCATACCTTTCTCCTGTGCCAGTTGATATTTGAGCATATTAAAACTGCATTCTTGTTTACTGTTGTGTTCCCTAATGTGTTTGGATGTATTTCATTAGATACTTTGTTGCTGTCGAGCATGAGCAGATAGAACCGCTGAACTCGCAACACAGGTTAGAATCTAATCACTGCCATGATGTGATATACAAACAGTCATTTTTATATCCCTTTAGAATAATACTGTCATTATTTCACTTCCTTTGCAACAGAAGAAATGGATCCCGATATCCTCCGTACATTAGGTAAATACtcgccattttctttttcccagtaaaagcgctgctgctgtgttcatGTGAGTGTTCCTGCCTCGTCTGCTCAGTGTTGCAGGCAACTTTCCACCAGCCAGCTGCATCTTCAGTGAGGTCATGAACCTGGCAGCGTTTGTGGGTAAGAGCCGCGGCCGAATTGTTAGTTACAATACAAGACGGTTGAATACGAGCCTGTACGATATGTTGTCCTTAGTCTCATTCCGCGAAAAGGGCCCCCTACCAGGAATTTCTTTACCGTATCTGTCTCAGAACTTTTTTGAATCCGCGACCAACAAGCCCCAAGCTTCATCGGATCCTCCTGAAAATGACGTGAATCTCTTGAAAAACAATTTGACGGAACAAATCTCATTCTGTCCACTTACTCATCACTTTTAGTACAACCAATTCTCATCTGTTTTTAAGTTTGCCTCATTGGTTTGTGCTCCGATCCGCTACATTGTTGTATTCGCTCTTTTCCCCAAAGTTTACAAGTTGAAGGGCACGTAACTTTAAGGATAGGCTCCAACAAGCAGATATTTGACGGCGATCCCCCCTGTAGAAACTGCGCAGCTCCATGTTACAGGAGTGGGGAACATACTTGTGTAAACACGACGTATTGTTGCCATACAGACGGTACAACATGCCCACGGTGGACTATAAGAGTAGAAAAAAGAGCCAGCTGTTTATTTGTATCTAACCCTTCCACCGGTTCCGTCTCTTCCAGGGTTGATTATTGCTGTCCTGAGATACCTCCAGCTGAAACACACCATACTCAAACCGTGGCTGAATATTGGCACTCTACTGACTTTTGCTATTGGCTGCTTTGGAATGACACTCGTGGGAAACTTCCAGGTTCTGTAGCACGCCGTCGCCGACACCTGTATTCAACACTGTGTGTACCAGGTTCGTAGGATGCACTCACCTGCAGCTTCCCTTTGAGAGACTTGACCTcggttttcgttttttttttttttttttttttttagattctcaCTGATCACTTGATGCACAACTTGGGCACACTCATGACGTTCGGGCTGGGGGCGCTCTTCTGCTGGCTGCAGTCCTTCATCACCCTGAGAGTGAACCTGAGGAACGAGGGGAGGAAGGCCGGCATCCTCCGCGTGCTGTTGTCTGGAGCCGTCACTGCCTGTATGATGGTCCGTATCCTTTTACTCAAACCAGCTTCGGACGGGAGTGGACAAAATGCCCAGCGCACTTTCCCAGCGCCCAAGGCGCCTGATTGTTGCTGGGGATCACTGCTGTGGGCGCTctgggattctttttttggcaTTGTAGGAACCAGGGTTTGACAGGGAAGACAAAACAGTGATCTTTCCTCTTTCACGCTGTCCATCGGGAATCAGGCAACGTGCAATCAATCAACTGATTGATCGAATGGCTAAGTGGTCGCAGAATTGTTCCTTGTCGTTTCCCCAATCGAGTCTTCTGTGGCTGGATGGACTTTGACCAAGCGGACATCTTCCAGCATCACGGTGTTTTTATTCCCAGATTCCCTCTGTGTTGCTGCCCCTCCACCGCAGCTCAGCGCGGGATAAACTTGACTCGGAAAGGACAGAGAGCAAATTCTGTACCAAAAAGATGATAACTTCGTGAGATAAGCACTGGGTTTGATTAACTCTGACGGATAAAGACTCATAATAACGGAATAAGGAACGTTTACTGTTCGATCTACATATGGGCACCCAACCTAAACCTAGACGCAGACTGGGAGCATGGTGGCACACAGGTTCTACTTCTTTGTACACCAATTccttcatttgcatgtttaaacCTTAACTCGCCTGGCGCAGGCTCGGTGCTGATGTTTCAGGACTTCCACATGCCCGCAGCTCGATGCCAGTGGGCGCTGGTCATgttcttcctcatcttcatcagcacATTTGCCATCGAGTTTCGTCACAACCGCTTCGACGCCGTGTGCACAGACAACCCTGGCCGCCCGGTCGCCCTGTCGGAGACCGACGCTGAGGTGTTCAGGAACGAGCCGGACCAACTGTAGGGACGTTAACGCCGGGTCACGTTCGGAGATCCTCAGGATCAACTGCACGAGGCGCATGTGTCCGCAATTTAGCTCAAGTGTGTCTTCCTCCGGTGTTGACATGAACACCACCTTGTGTGCAGCTTTGAGTTTTACATAATTTTAAATCTACAAGCGAGCGATCAACAACACGAGAAAAATCGGGAAGCTACGTCATTGCACAGTATTCCTAAGGACATTAATACAAGATaccagaactaactctgaattatttttactttgcaaaattcatcggtgACTGGTGTCGGCCGCTGCCCGCGACCCGGAGCTGCGACCGCGGACACGCCGCCAGTCACAGCGGCCGGTCCGCCGGCGTctctgcaccagcagcagcttcacgtGGCGTCAGCCTTGTCCAGCTTCCAGTCCCTCAGCAGATCGCTCTGGCGTCTTCCGCCTTgcaggccgccgccgccaacaCCGGTTACCGATGAGTTTTGCATAGtaggggagcagggagatagtttctccagggcaggAGCTGCCTCACTACATATAGAGATGTGTTTtggtactaaaaaaaacaaatatatcttcttaaggatatcaaaacttcaaataaaacacaagaacagtgacaatatgggccctttaaaaatgtcacacCAAAGCTCTGCTCGGTTTgtctatttttcatttctattttttatgactgtgacagaaaaagtgacttgtcctgtaaagtgccttgagttGTCAATAGGCAGAGAAAagagctatataaatatagtccattcaCAGTCCATATACTTGGGAAACTAGTTTTACACttattttaaaagatttctagatttatttatttttactttccaTATGCTTTATTATCGGGGGTATGAATTTATGAATGCTGACACGTTTGCACAGTTAACAATCAGtattaataaaaatacagaaatgtttttttgtcttctgtgtCTTCAAATCCAAACCTCGTgtgagactttaaaaaaaacaaaacaaacaaaaaaagattttgatgctgcatttttgattttctaacacatttgtttttcccataATGTTGAAAAATTTAACCCTTGAATGTTTGGCACATAAAACCAAAATTATTAGTGTGAGAAACGTGTCATTAGTGTGAACCCGCCCTTCTTCAACCCTTTTCAGACACATCTGAACCTGAACCTTTTTGGAATGAGGGAGGAGGCACTGGCCTCTGTGTgagacagcatttttttttattggaagtAATTTCCCCGAACAATACCAATGATGTTTGACACGTAAATGGAAACGGATCTAACTATTTTTT
The sequence above is a segment of the Scophthalmus maximus strain ysfricsl-2021 chromosome 2, ASM2237912v1, whole genome shotgun sequence genome. Coding sequences within it:
- the tmem150c gene encoding transmembrane protein 150C isoform X2, coding for MWNCSPWALLPPVYSACTAAGLWVVYFVAVEHEQIEPLNSQHRNGSRYPPYISVAGNFPPASCIFSEVMNLAAFVGLIIAVLRYLQLKHTILKPWLNIGTLLTFAIGCFGMTLVGNFQILTDHLMHNLGTLMTFGLGALFCWLQSFITLRVNLRNEGRKAGILRVLLSGAVTACMMVRSVLMFQDFHMPAARCQWALVMFFLIFISTFAIEFRHNRFDAVCTDNPGRPVALSETDAEVFRNEPDQL
- the tmem150c gene encoding transmembrane protein 150C isoform X1 — encoded protein: MWNCSPWALLPPVYSACTAAGLWVVYFVAVEHEQIEPLNSQHRRNGSRYPPYISVAGNFPPASCIFSEVMNLAAFVGLIIAVLRYLQLKHTILKPWLNIGTLLTFAIGCFGMTLVGNFQILTDHLMHNLGTLMTFGLGALFCWLQSFITLRVNLRNEGRKAGILRVLLSGAVTACMMVRSVLMFQDFHMPAARCQWALVMFFLIFISTFAIEFRHNRFDAVCTDNPGRPVALSETDAEVFRNEPDQL